The following proteins come from a genomic window of Achromobacter deleyi:
- the flhF gene encoding flagellar biosynthesis protein FlhF, with translation MKISRFFGANSRDVMRQVRQVLGPDALIVSNRSVDGGIEVLATVDGAFDDAPQHAQASAPQGYADGHAPARAPAAPVPPQAPAPYSHAAPANLAPPPGYGATPATASQPPYGAQPGYGAPAAAASQPVAPRPAYGAAPIAPQPPYGAPPAPVAAPATVAATQPAYAVPSRSIAAYQSAYAAQSLPEPDVLPEPVARQAPPAMAPAPVAAPPAVTAAVATPAVMAPVAPAAPVRMEMPALPPARELPPVAPSPMARMPDAPLRNGPGMPPAALPGDAAAGLQDAISALRGALESRMDGLLWGGRQGPGREPAGAALFRSLLDAGFSTKLVRTLVERMPQGMSAEAALAWARNELVTHLPVLGSEDEFLGGGVYALVGPTGVGKTTTLAKLAARCVAREGREQVAMLTTDNFRIGALEQLQIYGRLMGVPAHSVRDAGELRRILAELGNRKIVLIDTTGISQRDRQVAEQAAMLCNAGKPVRRLLVLNAASQGDTLDEVAHAYRNGVGEDVAGCIITKLDEASRLGAALDTAIRHRLPIHYSSIGQKVPEHLELARADALIDRAFAMVERARALYSPSEADMASLWSTPRETEATVDPARRRQLLASAILRPQGGAGTIEAAQNLDDTLGWLDSDPACVQARASWREYVSDGAGSSLAALGETPLAMVRREFSTACSRNLLVMHGKTSMKGEALPGGTLLSAVLMSDRGAALAAPAQQLVLPHGMLSSFAPAAAAQPDTALALEARVRWLNEQLAQVPAVHMLEAGTSALWQSLSEQGVSWVARSPGGMRVIQDECPTNLNAVGKSVGYLPVGQPGDMPGLRAVPGTRPAPLALWASGTEIGLPGRGDETRFRLVCARLIDTTSGEVAGQLFGLTNLAAGQADAATVARWLVLQEEARAGFRYMANAWQALPAVDGAHTLARQSLMAGQLGAACWQLAHASAADGVRATLAGVVSPERKLSGRLLPVALLKMFAMLEMAGGV, from the coding sequence TGGCGCGTTCGACGACGCGCCGCAGCATGCGCAGGCGTCCGCGCCGCAGGGATACGCCGACGGCCACGCGCCGGCCCGCGCCCCGGCTGCGCCGGTGCCGCCGCAGGCGCCCGCGCCGTACAGCCACGCCGCGCCCGCCAACCTGGCGCCGCCTCCCGGCTACGGCGCTACGCCGGCCACGGCCTCGCAACCGCCTTATGGCGCGCAGCCTGGCTATGGCGCGCCGGCCGCCGCCGCGTCGCAGCCGGTCGCGCCGCGACCCGCCTATGGCGCGGCGCCGATCGCCCCGCAACCGCCCTACGGTGCACCGCCGGCGCCCGTCGCGGCGCCGGCGACCGTTGCCGCAACCCAGCCCGCCTACGCGGTGCCGTCGCGTTCGATCGCCGCCTATCAGTCGGCCTATGCCGCGCAGTCGTTGCCCGAACCGGACGTGCTGCCGGAACCCGTCGCTCGCCAGGCGCCGCCCGCCATGGCCCCGGCGCCGGTCGCCGCGCCACCCGCCGTGACGGCGGCAGTGGCCACGCCCGCGGTGATGGCGCCCGTCGCGCCCGCCGCGCCGGTGCGCATGGAAATGCCGGCCTTGCCGCCGGCGCGCGAGTTGCCGCCGGTGGCGCCGTCGCCGATGGCGCGCATGCCCGATGCGCCGCTGCGCAATGGTCCGGGGATGCCGCCCGCGGCGCTGCCCGGCGACGCCGCGGCGGGCTTGCAGGACGCCATCAGCGCCTTGCGTGGCGCGCTCGAAAGCCGCATGGACGGCCTGTTGTGGGGCGGTCGCCAGGGCCCTGGCCGCGAGCCGGCGGGCGCCGCCTTGTTCCGCAGCCTGCTGGACGCCGGTTTCAGCACCAAGCTGGTCCGCACGCTGGTCGAGCGCATGCCGCAAGGCATGAGCGCCGAGGCCGCGCTGGCCTGGGCCCGCAATGAACTGGTCACGCACCTGCCGGTGCTGGGCTCGGAAGACGAATTCCTGGGCGGCGGCGTGTACGCGCTGGTCGGCCCGACCGGCGTCGGCAAGACCACCACGCTGGCCAAGCTGGCGGCGCGCTGCGTCGCGCGCGAAGGCCGCGAGCAGGTGGCGATGCTGACCACCGACAATTTCCGGATCGGCGCGCTCGAGCAGTTGCAGATCTACGGCCGCCTGATGGGCGTGCCGGCGCATTCGGTGCGCGATGCCGGCGAGCTGCGCCGCATCCTGGCCGAGCTGGGCAACCGCAAGATCGTGCTGATCGACACCACCGGCATCAGCCAGCGCGACCGCCAGGTGGCCGAGCAGGCCGCGATGCTGTGCAACGCCGGCAAGCCGGTGCGCCGGCTGCTGGTGCTCAACGCCGCCAGCCAGGGCGATACGCTGGATGAAGTCGCCCACGCCTATCGCAACGGCGTCGGCGAGGACGTGGCCGGCTGCATCATCACCAAGCTCGACGAGGCTTCGCGCCTGGGCGCGGCGCTGGACACGGCGATCCGCCACCGGCTGCCGATCCACTATTCGTCGATCGGCCAGAAGGTGCCGGAGCACCTGGAGCTGGCGCGCGCAGACGCGCTGATCGACCGCGCCTTCGCCATGGTCGAGCGCGCCCGCGCCCTGTATTCACCCAGCGAGGCCGACATGGCGTCGCTGTGGTCGACGCCGCGCGAAACCGAGGCGACCGTCGACCCCGCCCGCCGCCGCCAGTTGCTGGCCTCGGCGATCCTGCGTCCTCAGGGCGGCGCCGGCACGATCGAGGCCGCGCAGAACCTGGATGACACCCTGGGCTGGCTCGACAGCGACCCGGCCTGCGTGCAGGCCCGCGCCTCGTGGCGCGAGTATGTCAGCGACGGCGCGGGTTCGAGCCTCGCGGCGCTGGGCGAAACGCCGCTGGCGATGGTGCGGCGCGAATTTTCCACCGCCTGCAGCCGCAACCTGCTGGTCATGCACGGCAAGACCAGCATGAAGGGCGAGGCCTTGCCCGGTGGCACGCTGCTCAGCGCCGTGCTGATGAGCGACCGCGGCGCGGCCCTGGCCGCGCCGGCCCAACAGCTGGTGCTGCCGCACGGCATGCTGTCGTCGTTCGCGCCGGCCGCCGCCGCGCAGCCGGACACGGCGCTGGCCCTGGAGGCGCGGGTGCGCTGGCTGAACGAGCAACTGGCCCAGGTGCCGGCCGTGCACATGCTCGAAGCCGGCACCTCGGCGCTGTGGCAAAGCCTGAGCGAGCAGGGCGTGTCGTGGGTGGCGCGCAGCCCGGGCGGCATGCGCGTGATCCAGGACGAATGCCCGACCAACCTGAATGCGGTGGGCAAGAGCGTCGGTTACCTGCCGGTGGGCCAGCCGGGCGACATGCCCGGCCTGCGCGCCGTGCCCGGCACCCGCCCGGCGCCGTTGGCGTTGTGGGCCTCGGGCACCGAGATCGGCCTGCCCGGCCGCGGCGACGAAACCCGCTTCCGGCTGGTGTGCGCCCGCCTGATCGATACCACCAGCGGCGAAGTGGCTGGCCAGCTGTTCGGCCTGACCAACCTGGCCGCGGGCCAGGCGGACGCCGCCACGGTGGCGCGCTGGCTGGTGCTGCAGGAAGAGGCGCGCGCCGGTTTCCGCTACATGGCCAATGCCTGGCAGGCGTTGCCCGCGGTCGATGGCGCGCATACGCTGGCGCGGCAGTCGCTCATGGCCGGCCAACTGGGCGCGGCCTGCTGGCAACTGGCGCATGCCTCGGCGGCGGACGGCGTGCGCGCCACGCTGGCCGGCGTCGTCAGCCCGGAGCGCAAGCTTTCCGGGCGCCTGCTGCCGGTGGCGCTGCTGAAGATGTTCGCCATGCTGGAAATGGCCGGCGGCGTCTAG